In a genomic window of Orcinus orca chromosome 12, mOrcOrc1.1, whole genome shotgun sequence:
- the SDHAF4 gene encoding succinate dehydrogenase assembly factor 4, mitochondrial isoform X1 encodes MVVLGFTSLLGHIAATAWRAARSPILCHSLRKISSQGEKSKPIKQPLKKPKLPEGRFDAPEDSNLEKEPLTILISDSLRRELLGLPWIRCPQLNQPVASGLVKMWLFSL; translated from the exons ATGGTTGTGCTGGGCTTCACGTCGTTGCTGGGCCACATCGCGGCCACAGCGTGGAGAGCGGCAA GATCACCCATTCTGTGTCATTCTTTGAGGAAAATAAGTTCTCAAGGAGAAAAATCCAAACCCATCAAACAACCCCTTAAGAagccaaagttaccagaaggtcGTTTTGATGCACCAGAAGATTCCAATTTAGAGAAAGAACCACTGACAA TCCTGATTTCAGATTCCTTAAGAAGAGAGCTCCTTGGCCTACCTTGGATCAGGTGTCCACAGCTAAATCAACCAGTGGCAAGTGGCCTGGTGAAAATGTGGTTGTTCTCACTGTAA